Proteins from one Thermobifida alba genomic window:
- a CDS encoding arginine repressor, translated as MTVDGAKPVPPTKTARHAKISELLTRYDVRSQSELARLLAEEGVQVTQATLSRDLDELGAVKLRTVDGSLIYVLPGEGGERLQRARPDHLGLEQVSNSRMSRLAEDLLVSAEASANMVVVRTPPGAAQYLASAIDHTDIPAILGTIAGDDTILVIARDPQGGEELAAALLRLANRRP; from the coding sequence ATGACCGTCGACGGCGCGAAGCCCGTACCGCCCACCAAGACAGCCCGGCACGCCAAGATCTCCGAACTGCTGACCAGGTACGACGTCCGCTCACAGAGCGAACTGGCGCGCCTGCTGGCCGAGGAGGGCGTGCAGGTCACACAGGCCACGCTCTCGCGGGACCTGGACGAACTGGGCGCGGTCAAACTCCGCACCGTCGACGGAAGCCTCATCTACGTCCTGCCCGGGGAGGGCGGGGAGCGCCTGCAACGGGCCCGCCCCGACCACCTGGGCCTGGAGCAGGTGTCCAACTCACGCATGAGCCGACTGGCCGAGGACCTGCTGGTCTCGGCCGAGGCCTCGGCCAACATGGTCGTCGTCCGCACACCGCCGGGAGCAGCCCAGTACCTGGCCTCGGCGATCGACCACACCGACATCCCCGCCATCCTGGGCACCATCGCGGGCGACGACACGATCCTGGTGATCGCCCGGGACCCCCAGGGCGGCGAGGAGCTCGCCGCGGCACTGCTGCGGCTCGCCAACCGGCGGCCCTAG